One window from the genome of Microbulbifer pacificus encodes:
- a CDS encoding OmpW/AlkL family protein: MKKMVLGSLLASLLSAPVLAYESGEFLLRSGAITVSPDVNSSALALGDVTLDGTAADVNNGSAISLIGTYMLNQSWGLEVIAATPFSHDLKVSGLGETFDLGETKHLPPTVMLQYFPFASSSTVQPYVGVGFNYTVFFEEKISGTANDIFADLGATDSADLKLKNSSGIAAEAGVDFSFGADKRWLFNVAVWWMDIDTKATVDIPGVGSVTANVELDPLVYAAGLGYRF, translated from the coding sequence ATGAAAAAAATGGTTCTTGGATCCCTTCTCGCTTCTTTGCTTTCCGCGCCGGTACTCGCGTATGAATCCGGAGAATTCCTATTGCGGAGCGGCGCAATTACGGTGAGTCCCGATGTGAATTCCAGTGCGCTTGCTCTGGGCGATGTAACGCTCGATGGCACTGCGGCAGATGTGAATAATGGCTCGGCTATAAGTCTCATTGGCACGTATATGTTAAACCAGAGCTGGGGGCTCGAGGTGATAGCGGCGACGCCGTTCAGTCATGATCTGAAAGTTTCAGGGCTTGGTGAGACATTTGACCTTGGCGAGACGAAGCACCTTCCTCCCACCGTTATGCTGCAATATTTCCCATTTGCTTCTTCATCCACCGTGCAGCCCTATGTAGGGGTTGGGTTCAATTACACCGTTTTTTTTGAAGAAAAAATCAGCGGTACCGCCAATGACATATTCGCTGATTTGGGAGCAACCGATTCCGCAGATCTCAAACTGAAGAATTCATCTGGCATAGCCGCAGAAGCTGGTGTCGACTTCTCTTTTGGGGCTGACAAACGCTGGCTGTTTAACGTGGCTGTCTGGTGGATGGACATCGACACCAAAGCCACAGTCGACATTCCTGGCGTGGGTTCGGTTACTGCGAATGTGGAACTTGATCCGCTGGTGTATGCCGCTGGACTGGGCTACCGCTTTTAA
- the mmsB gene encoding 3-hydroxyisobutyrate dehydrogenase yields the protein MNTRQLKMEKIAFIGLGNMGGPMAANLVKKGFSVTAFDLSAPMLEKAVALGCVRAENAHAAIDRADVVVSMLPHGEAVRALYLGVHGLLQSMAAGTLLIECSTISANDARQVIAAAGERGIQAMDAPVSGGTAAAAAGTLSFMCGGEEATLQRAQPVLDAMGANIFHAGPAGSGQVAKICNNMLLAIHMIGTAEALQMGVDNGLDPKVLSDIMRASSGGNWSLEKYNPYPGVMDKVPAARDYQGGFSVALMLKDLGLAMDTAAASASSTPLGALAKNLYQLHGGDPINRALDFSSIQNLFRRPAGD from the coding sequence GTCTCGGCAATATGGGCGGTCCGATGGCAGCGAATCTGGTGAAAAAGGGATTTTCGGTAACCGCGTTCGACCTGTCAGCGCCGATGCTGGAAAAGGCCGTGGCGCTTGGTTGTGTGAGAGCAGAGAATGCCCACGCCGCCATTGATCGCGCGGATGTGGTGGTGTCGATGTTGCCCCACGGTGAAGCGGTGCGCGCACTGTACCTCGGAGTACACGGCCTGTTGCAGTCGATGGCGGCGGGAACGCTTTTGATCGAATGCTCGACCATCTCCGCCAACGACGCCCGCCAGGTCATCGCCGCCGCCGGCGAGCGTGGTATTCAGGCCATGGATGCACCGGTCTCCGGTGGCACCGCGGCGGCGGCGGCGGGTACCTTGTCGTTTATGTGTGGCGGCGAGGAGGCGACACTGCAACGGGCGCAGCCGGTGCTCGACGCCATGGGCGCGAATATTTTCCACGCGGGCCCCGCTGGCAGTGGCCAGGTAGCGAAGATCTGCAACAACATGCTGCTTGCCATCCATATGATCGGCACTGCCGAGGCATTGCAGATGGGCGTGGATAACGGCCTCGACCCGAAGGTGCTGTCTGATATTATGCGGGCCAGCTCCGGTGGCAACTGGTCACTGGAAAAATACAACCCCTATCCGGGGGTAATGGACAAGGTACCGGCGGCGCGGGATTATCAGGGTGGTTTCTCTGTGGCGCTGATGCTGAAAGACCTTGGACTGGCGATGGACACCGCCGCCGCCAGTGCTTCGTCTACACCCTTGGGTGCCCTGGCGAAAAACCTGTATCAGCTGCACGGTGGTGATCCCATCAACCGGGCGCTGGATTTCTCCAGTATTCAGAATCTGTTTCGTCGTCCGGCGGGCGATTGA